One segment of Pseudomonas asgharzadehiana DNA contains the following:
- the nusA gene encoding transcription termination factor NusA: MSKEVLLVVESVSNEKGVPASVIFEALELALATATKKRFEDEVDLRVEINRHTGAYETFRRWTVVEEDDLDDPAIETWPSKVAQTHPGAKVGDVVEEKIESIEFGRIAAQTAKQVIVQKVREAERAQVVDAYRERLGEIISGTVKKVTRDNVIVDLGNNAEALLAREDIISRETFRVGVRLRALLKEIRTENRGPQLILSRTAPEMLIELFRIEVPEIAEGLIEVMAASRDPGSRAKIAVRSKDKRIDPQGACIGMRGSRVQAVSGELGGERVDIVLWDDNPAQFVINAMSPAEVAAIIVDEDAHAMDIAVGADNLAQAIGRGGQNVRLASQLTGWTLNVMTESDIQAKQQAETGDILRNFIEELEVDEELAQVLVDEGFTSLEEIAYVPVEEMLNIDGFDEDIVNELRARAKDRLLTKAIATEEKLADAHPAEDLLSLEGMDKDLAMELAVRGVITREDLAEQSIDDLLDIDGIDDDRAGKLIMAARAHWFE; encoded by the coding sequence ATGAGCAAAGAAGTACTGCTGGTTGTTGAGTCGGTATCCAATGAAAAGGGCGTACCGGCAAGCGTGATTTTTGAAGCGTTGGAGCTGGCCCTGGCCACTGCTACCAAGAAACGTTTTGAAGACGAAGTAGATCTGCGTGTGGAAATCAACCGTCACACGGGTGCCTATGAGACTTTCCGTCGTTGGACGGTGGTTGAAGAGGACGATCTTGATGATCCGGCGATCGAGACCTGGCCGAGCAAGGTTGCGCAAACGCACCCGGGCGCCAAGGTGGGTGACGTCGTCGAAGAAAAGATCGAGTCGATCGAATTCGGCCGTATTGCTGCACAGACTGCCAAGCAGGTGATCGTGCAAAAGGTTCGCGAAGCCGAGCGCGCTCAAGTCGTTGACGCCTATCGCGAACGCCTGGGTGAAATCATCTCCGGCACCGTGAAAAAAGTAACTCGCGACAACGTGATCGTTGACCTGGGCAACAACGCTGAGGCGTTGCTGGCTCGCGAAGACATCATCTCTCGCGAAACTTTCCGAGTTGGCGTGCGTCTGCGTGCGCTGCTCAAGGAAATCCGCACCGAGAACCGTGGCCCTCAGTTGATCCTGTCGCGCACTGCGCCGGAAATGCTGATCGAGCTGTTCCGTATCGAAGTGCCGGAAATCGCCGAAGGCCTGATCGAAGTCATGGCTGCGTCCCGCGACCCGGGTTCGCGCGCCAAGATCGCGGTTCGCTCCAAGGACAAACGCATCGACCCGCAAGGCGCGTGCATTGGTATGCGCGGTTCGCGCGTCCAGGCCGTGTCGGGCGAGTTGGGTGGTGAGCGTGTGGACATCGTCCTGTGGGACGATAACCCGGCGCAGTTCGTGATCAACGCCATGTCGCCAGCTGAAGTGGCGGCAATTATCGTTGACGAAGATGCCCATGCAATGGACATCGCCGTTGGCGCAGACAATCTGGCTCAGGCCATTGGTCGTGGTGGTCAGAACGTGCGTCTGGCCAGCCAACTGACCGGTTGGACCCTGAACGTGATGACCGAATCGGACATCCAGGCTAAGCAGCAAGCTGAAACCGGCGACATCCTGCGCAACTTTATCGAAGAGCTTGAAGTCGATGAAGAACTGGCACAGGTGCTGGTGGACGAAGGCTTTACCAGCCTGGAAGAGATTGCCTACGTACCGGTGGAGGAAATGCTCAACATCGACGGCTTTGACGAGGATATCGTCAACGAGCTTCGCGCTCGGGCCAAGGATCGTTTGTTGACCAAAGCCATCGCTACTGAGGAAAAGCTGGCAGACGCCCATCCGGCCGAAGACCTGCTCTCGCTTGAGGGTATGGACAAGGATTTGGCGATGGAACTGGCGGTGCGCGGCGTAATTACCCGCGAAGACCTGGCCGAGCAGTCTATTGACGATCTGCTCGACATCGACGGCATTGACGATGATCGTGCCGGCAAGTTGATCATGGCCGCCCGAGCCCATTGGTTCGAGTAA
- the rimP gene encoding ribosome maturation factor RimP → MSSKLEELQALLAPVVVALGYECWGIEFSAQGRHSMLRVYIDKEGGVLVDDCAIVSRQISGVLDVEDPIAVEYTLEVSSPGMERPLFTIDQFAKFAGEQVKIKLRSPFEGRRNFQGLLRGVEEQDVVVQVEDHEFLLPIDMIDKANIIPSFD, encoded by the coding sequence GTGTCGAGCAAGCTAGAAGAGTTGCAGGCCTTGTTGGCCCCGGTGGTCGTGGCCCTAGGCTATGAATGCTGGGGTATTGAGTTTTCGGCTCAAGGTCGCCACTCAATGTTGCGCGTTTATATCGATAAAGAGGGCGGCGTGCTGGTGGACGATTGTGCCATTGTCAGCCGTCAGATCAGCGGTGTCCTGGATGTTGAAGATCCGATCGCCGTTGAGTACACCCTCGAAGTTTCCTCGCCAGGCATGGAACGCCCACTGTTCACTATTGATCAGTTTGCAAAATTTGCCGGTGAACAAGTGAAGATCAAGCTGCGATCTCCCTTTGAGGGGCGACGCAACTTTCAGGGCCTTCTGCGTGGTGTAGAAGAGCAGGATGTCGTGGTGCAGGTAGAAGACCATGAGTTCCTGTTGCCGATCGATATGATCGACAAGGCCAACATTATTCCCAGTTTTGACTGA
- the secG gene encoding preprotein translocase subunit SecG: MLETVVVVFHLLAALGVVALVLLQQGKGADAGASFGAGASNTVFGSQGSSTFLSKFTAILAAGFFITSLGLGYFAKEKAHVLTQAGLPNPAVLEVPKAKPASDDVPVLQEQKSATPATDVPPAQEQK, encoded by the coding sequence ATGCTGGAAACAGTCGTAGTCGTTTTTCATCTGTTGGCTGCCCTGGGCGTAGTTGCCCTGGTTTTGTTGCAACAGGGTAAAGGTGCGGATGCTGGTGCGTCTTTCGGTGCAGGTGCTTCAAATACTGTGTTCGGAAGCCAAGGTTCCTCTACCTTTCTTAGTAAGTTTACTGCTATACTTGCCGCCGGTTTCTTCATAACCAGCTTAGGGTTAGGTTACTTTGCTAAAGAGAAAGCTCATGTGCTGACTCAGGCAGGTTTGCCAAACCCGGCAGTGTTGGAAGTACCAAAAGCAAAACCGGCTTCTGATGATGTCCCGGTGCTTCAAGAGCAAAAGTCGGCTACTCCAGCGACTGACGTGCCTCCAGCTCAAGAGCAGAAGTAA
- the tpiA gene encoding triose-phosphate isomerase has translation MRRTMVAGNWKMHGTRASVAELINGLRHLALPSGVDIAVFPPCLHITQVVDGLKGKSIQVGAQNSAVEAMQGALTGEIAPSQLVDAGCSYVLVGHSERRQMMGEGDGTLNRKFAAAQACGLIPVLCIGETLEQRESGKTLEVVSRQLGSIIEELGVGAFAKAVIAYEPVWAIGTGLTATPQQAQDVHAAIRAQLAAENSEVAQGVRLLYGGSVKAANAVELFGMPDIDGGLIGGASLNADEFGAICRAAGN, from the coding sequence ATGCGTCGCACTATGGTAGCTGGTAACTGGAAGATGCACGGTACCCGCGCCAGTGTCGCTGAGCTGATCAACGGCCTTCGTCACTTGGCCTTGCCTAGCGGTGTTGATATCGCGGTTTTCCCGCCTTGCTTGCATATCACCCAAGTGGTTGATGGCTTGAAAGGTAAGTCGATCCAGGTCGGCGCGCAGAATTCTGCGGTGGAAGCCATGCAAGGTGCCTTGACCGGTGAGATTGCACCGAGTCAGCTGGTTGATGCGGGTTGTTCCTATGTGCTTGTCGGGCACTCCGAGCGCCGTCAGATGATGGGCGAGGGTGATGGGACACTCAATCGCAAGTTCGCAGCGGCACAGGCTTGTGGCTTGATTCCGGTGTTGTGCATAGGGGAAACCCTTGAGCAGCGCGAATCGGGCAAAACTCTTGAGGTTGTCTCGCGTCAGCTTGGCAGCATTATCGAGGAGCTGGGTGTTGGTGCGTTTGCAAAGGCAGTAATTGCTTACGAGCCGGTCTGGGCCATTGGTACCGGGCTGACTGCTACACCACAACAAGCGCAGGATGTGCATGCAGCCATTCGCGCTCAGTTGGCGGCAGAGAATTCTGAAGTCGCACAAGGTGTGCGTCTTCTATACGGCGGCAGCGTGAAGGCGGCCAATGCGGTCGAACTGTTCGGCATGCCGGATATCGATGGGGGGCTCATTGGTGGAGCCTCCCTGAATGCAGATGAGTTCGGTGCGATCTGTCGCGCCGCGGGAAACTGA
- the glmM gene encoding phosphoglucosamine mutase, which produces MTKKYFGTDGIRGRVGEFPITPDFMLKLGWAAGMAFRSMGACRILVGKDTRISGYMFESALEAGLSAAGADVMLLGPMPTPAIAYLTRTFHAEAGIVISASHNPHDDNGIKFFSGQGTKLPDEIELMIEELLDAPMTVVESSKLGKVSRINDASGRYIEFCKSSVPTSTNFAGLKVVVDCAHGATYKVAPSVFRELGADVTVLSAQPNGLNINENCGSTHMEQLQAAVLAEHADLGIAFDGDGDRVLMVDHTGAVVDGDDLLFIIARDLHERNKLQGGVVGTLMSNLGLELALADLGIPFVRANVGDRYVIAELLERNWQVGGENSGHVVCFQHTTTGDAIIAALQVLLALRRRDESLAQARQALRKCPQVLLNVRFAGGENPIEHPAVKEACERVTLAMAGRGRVLLRKSGTEPLVRVMVEGDDEIQVRGHAEDLAKLVTEVCV; this is translated from the coding sequence ATGACTAAAAAATACTTTGGCACCGACGGTATCCGTGGTCGGGTCGGCGAATTTCCGATTACTCCTGATTTTATGCTCAAGCTGGGTTGGGCGGCAGGCATGGCGTTCCGCAGCATGGGCGCTTGCCGCATCCTGGTGGGCAAGGACACCCGAATTTCGGGATACATGTTTGAGTCCGCGCTGGAGGCTGGTCTGTCTGCCGCAGGTGCTGATGTGATGTTGCTGGGGCCAATGCCGACACCGGCGATCGCTTACCTGACGCGTACCTTTCACGCTGAAGCCGGTATCGTGATCAGCGCCTCGCACAACCCTCATGATGACAATGGCATCAAGTTCTTCTCGGGGCAGGGCACCAAGCTGCCGGACGAAATCGAGCTGATGATCGAAGAGCTGCTGGATGCGCCGATGACGGTGGTTGAGTCCAGTAAATTGGGCAAGGTGTCGCGTATTAATGACGCGTCCGGCCGCTATATCGAATTCTGCAAGAGCAGTGTGCCAACCAGCACCAACTTCGCAGGCCTGAAAGTCGTGGTGGACTGTGCTCATGGCGCCACCTACAAAGTGGCGCCAAGCGTATTCAGAGAATTGGGTGCGGATGTGACGGTGCTGTCGGCCCAGCCAAACGGGTTGAACATCAACGAAAACTGCGGTTCCACCCATATGGAGCAGTTGCAGGCAGCCGTGCTTGCTGAGCATGCCGATCTGGGTATCGCCTTCGATGGTGACGGTGATCGTGTCTTGATGGTCGATCATACGGGTGCAGTGGTCGATGGGGACGACCTGTTGTTTATCATTGCTCGCGATTTGCATGAGCGTAACAAGCTGCAAGGTGGTGTCGTCGGGACGCTGATGAGCAATCTCGGTCTCGAGTTGGCGCTGGCAGACCTGGGTATTCCCTTTGTGCGCGCCAATGTCGGTGACCGTTATGTCATTGCCGAACTGTTGGAGCGTAACTGGCAAGTAGGTGGTGAGAACTCCGGGCATGTCGTGTGCTTCCAGCACACCACCACGGGCGATGCGATTATTGCGGCATTGCAGGTGTTGCTGGCCTTGCGTCGTCGAGACGAGAGCCTGGCCCAGGCGCGTCAGGCGCTGCGTAAATGCCCTCAAGTCTTGCTTAATGTGCGTTTTGCGGGCGGTGAAAACCCGATTGAGCACCCAGCTGTCAAAGAAGCGTGCGAGCGTGTGACCCTGGCAATGGCGGGGCGTGGCCGGGTGCTGTTGCGCAAGTCCGGCACAGAGCCTTTGGTGCGCGTTATGGTCGAGGGTGACGATGAAATACAGGTTCGTGGCCATGCCGAAGACTTGGCAAAACTAGTAACTGAAGTTTGCGTCTGA
- the folP gene encoding dihydropteroate synthase has product MTSVLSSTRLPCGNRVLDLAHTHVMGILNVTPDSFSDGGRFSQLDAALRHAEAMMNAGATLIDVGGESTRPGARVVSPVEELERVAPIVELIARELDVIISVDTSTPAVMHETARLGAGLINDVRSLRRDGALDAAAATGLPVCLMHMLGEPGNMQDSPHYDDLVGEVSGFLAERMTQCASVGIAPEKIILDPGFGFAKTLQHNLSLFKHMESLHALGRPLLVGVSRKSMIGLALNRPVGERLYGGLALAALAMTKGARILRVHDVAETVDVVRMLAAVESAE; this is encoded by the coding sequence ATGACTTCTGTGTTGTCCTCCACCCGGTTGCCTTGCGGCAACCGGGTTCTTGATTTGGCCCATACGCATGTCATGGGCATTCTCAATGTAACCCCCGATTCCTTTTCCGATGGTGGCCGCTTCAGCCAGTTGGATGCCGCGTTACGCCATGCCGAGGCGATGATGAACGCTGGCGCGACCTTGATTGATGTCGGTGGTGAGTCCACCCGGCCGGGCGCTCGCGTAGTTTCTCCTGTGGAGGAGCTTGAGCGAGTGGCTCCAATAGTAGAGCTTATCGCCCGTGAGCTGGATGTGATCATCTCGGTTGATACATCGACGCCTGCCGTGATGCACGAAACGGCGCGTCTGGGGGCGGGGCTGATCAATGATGTGCGTTCCCTTCGGCGTGACGGCGCCTTGGATGCGGCTGCGGCTACCGGCTTGCCCGTGTGCCTTATGCATATGCTGGGAGAGCCCGGCAATATGCAGGACAGTCCGCACTATGATGATCTCGTTGGTGAAGTAAGTGGGTTTCTTGCTGAAAGGATGACTCAATGTGCCAGCGTAGGAATTGCGCCGGAGAAAATCATCCTTGATCCCGGATTTGGTTTCGCCAAGACCCTGCAACATAACTTAAGCCTGTTCAAGCATATGGAATCCCTGCATGCCCTTGGTCGGCCTTTGTTGGTCGGTGTTTCGCGCAAGAGCATGATAGGGCTCGCGTTGAATCGCCCGGTGGGTGAGCGGCTGTACGGTGGTCTTGCACTGGCAGCGCTTGCGATGACCAAGGGCGCGCGTATTTTGCGTGTACATGACGTCGCCGAAACCGTGGATGTGGTGCGCATGCTTGCCGCAGTAGAATCAGCCGAATAA
- the ftsH gene encoding ATP-dependent zinc metalloprotease FtsH gives MAKNLILWLIIAAVLVTVMNNFSSPNEPQTLNYSDFIQQVKDGKVERVTVDGAVITGKRNDGDGFKTIRPNIPDNGLIGDLVDNHVVVEGKQPEQQSIWTQLLVASFPILVIIAVFMFFMRQMQGGAGGKGGPMSFGKSKARLLSEDQVKTTLADVAGCDEAKEEVGELVEFLRDPGKFQRLGGRIPRGVLMVGPPGTGKTLLAKAIAGEAKVPFFTISGSDFVEMFVGVGASRVRDMFEQAKKHAPCIIFIDEIDAVGRHRGAGMGGGHDEREQTLNQLLVEMDGFEMNDGIIVIAATNRPDVLDPALLRPGRFDRQVVVGLPDIRGREQILKVHMRKVPMGDDVAPAVIARGTPGFSGADLANLVNEASLFAARTGKRIVEMKEFELAKDKIMMGAERKSMVMSEKEKQNTAYHEAGHAIVGRVVPEHDPVYKVSIIPRGRALGVTMFLPEEDRYSLSKRALISQICSLYGGRIAEEMTLGFDGVTTGASNDIMRASQIARNMVTKWGLSEKLGPLMYAEEEGEVFLGRGGGGQSASFSGETAKLIDSEVRSIIDQCYGTAKQILTDNRDKLDAMADALMKYETIDADQIDDIMAGREPREPRDWEGGSGTSGTPPVVQNERPETPIGGPAADH, from the coding sequence ATGGCAAAGAATCTGATCCTGTGGTTGATCATCGCGGCTGTCCTTGTGACGGTGATGAACAACTTCTCCAGCCCTAACGAGCCACAGACCCTCAACTATTCCGACTTCATCCAGCAAGTCAAGGATGGCAAGGTAGAGCGCGTGACGGTCGATGGCGCGGTTATCACCGGCAAGCGCAACGATGGCGATGGCTTCAAGACCATTCGCCCGAATATCCCGGACAATGGCTTGATCGGCGACCTGGTGGATAACCACGTGGTTGTCGAGGGCAAGCAGCCTGAGCAGCAGAGCATCTGGACTCAACTGCTTGTAGCCAGCTTTCCTATCCTGGTGATTATTGCTGTGTTCATGTTCTTCATGCGCCAGATGCAAGGCGGTGCTGGAGGCAAGGGCGGGCCGATGAGCTTTGGCAAGAGTAAGGCGCGCCTGCTCTCCGAAGATCAGGTAAAGACTACCCTGGCGGACGTTGCCGGTTGCGACGAAGCCAAGGAGGAAGTCGGCGAACTGGTGGAGTTCCTGCGCGATCCAGGCAAGTTCCAGCGTCTGGGCGGTCGTATTCCCCGTGGCGTACTGATGGTTGGACCTCCGGGTACCGGTAAAACCTTGCTGGCCAAGGCGATTGCCGGCGAGGCCAAGGTGCCGTTCTTCACTATTTCCGGTTCTGACTTCGTAGAAATGTTTGTCGGTGTGGGCGCCAGCCGTGTTCGCGATATGTTCGAGCAGGCCAAGAAGCATGCTCCCTGCATCATTTTTATCGACGAAATCGATGCCGTAGGTCGCCATCGTGGCGCCGGCATGGGTGGCGGTCATGATGAGCGTGAGCAGACTCTCAACCAGTTGCTGGTCGAGATGGATGGCTTCGAAATGAATGACGGCATCATCGTTATTGCCGCAACCAACCGACCAGACGTACTGGACCCGGCGTTGCTGCGTCCAGGCCGTTTCGACCGGCAGGTCGTGGTGGGCTTGCCAGATATTCGTGGGCGTGAGCAGATTTTGAAAGTGCACATGCGCAAAGTGCCAATGGGTGATGACGTAGCCCCGGCGGTGATTGCGCGGGGTACGCCAGGCTTCTCTGGTGCTGACCTGGCCAACCTGGTGAACGAAGCGTCGCTGTTTGCTGCCCGTACCGGCAAGCGCATCGTTGAGATGAAGGAGTTCGAGCTGGCTAAAGACAAGATCATGATGGGCGCTGAGCGTAAATCCATGGTCATGTCTGAAAAAGAGAAGCAGAACACTGCTTATCATGAGGCGGGTCATGCCATTGTCGGTCGCGTAGTGCCTGAGCACGATCCGGTCTACAAAGTGTCGATCATTCCTCGTGGTCGGGCGCTGGGTGTCACCATGTTTCTGCCGGAAGAAGATCGTTACAGCCTCTCCAAGCGTGCGCTGATCAGCCAAATCTGTTCTTTGTATGGCGGTCGTATCGCTGAAGAGATGACCTTGGGTTTCGACGGCGTAACCACCGGCGCTTCCAACGACATCATGCGGGCCAGTCAGATTGCACGAAATATGGTGACGAAATGGGGCTTGTCGGAAAAGCTGGGCCCTCTGATGTATGCCGAGGAAGAAGGTGAAGTGTTCTTGGGGCGTGGCGGTGGCGGTCAGAGTGCCAGCTTCTCCGGTGAAACAGCCAAGCTGATCGACTCCGAAGTGCGCAGCATCATTGACCAGTGCTATGGCACGGCCAAGCAGATCCTGACCGATAACCGCGACAAGCTGGACGCAATGGCTGATGCGCTGATGAAGTACGAAACCATAGATGCCGATCAGATCGATGACATCATGGCGGGTCGCGAGCCTCGTGAGCCTCGCGATTGGGAAGGCGGTTCGGGCACTTCTGGCACCCCGCCAGTCGTTCAGAATGAGCGGCCTGAAACCCCTATCGGCGGCCCAGCGGCTGATCACTAA
- the rlmE gene encoding 23S rRNA (uridine(2552)-2'-O)-methyltransferase RlmE, with protein sequence MARSKTSLKWLQEHFNDPYVKKAQKDGYRSRASYKLLELQDKDKLFRPGMSVIDLGAAPGGWSQVASRLIGGQGRLIASDILEMDSIPDVTFVHGDFTQDAVLAEILEAVGNSQVDLVISDMAPNMSGLPAVDMPRAMFLCELALDLAGRVLRPGGDFLVKVFQGEGFDEYHKNIRKLFDKVQMRKPDSSRDRSREQYLLARGYRGIEGAASDERL encoded by the coding sequence GTGGCCCGTTCCAAAACCAGCCTTAAGTGGCTACAAGAGCATTTCAACGATCCTTACGTCAAAAAGGCGCAAAAGGATGGTTACCGTTCCCGGGCCAGCTACAAGCTGCTGGAGCTGCAGGACAAGGACAAATTGTTTCGCCCCGGCATGAGCGTGATAGACCTGGGCGCTGCGCCGGGTGGCTGGTCCCAGGTGGCCAGTCGTCTGATTGGTGGGCAAGGTCGGTTGATCGCTTCCGATATCCTGGAGATGGACAGCATCCCCGATGTGACCTTCGTGCACGGCGATTTTACCCAGGATGCCGTTCTGGCCGAGATCCTGGAGGCTGTGGGAAATTCACAGGTTGACCTTGTGATTTCCGACATGGCCCCCAATATGAGTGGATTACCGGCTGTTGATATGCCGCGAGCCATGTTCCTTTGCGAGCTGGCGCTGGACCTGGCCGGGCGGGTATTGCGTCCGGGTGGGGATTTCCTGGTCAAGGTCTTCCAAGGGGAAGGCTTCGACGAATATCACAAGAACATCCGCAAGCTGTTCGACAAGGTTCAGATGCGTAAACCGGACTCTTCCCGAGACCGCTCGCGCGAGCAATACCTGTTGGCGCGGGGGTACCGCGGCATCGAAGGTGCCGCCAGTGATGAGCGTCTTTGA
- the yhbY gene encoding ribosome assembly RNA-binding protein YhbY, with protein sequence MPLTQEQKKQYKSIGHHLKPVLIVADNGLTEGVLAEFERALNDHELIKIKVNILDREARLAAVAELCKVGKADLVQVIGKMALLYRKNFSANKQLSNVHRFK encoded by the coding sequence ATGCCGCTCACTCAAGAGCAGAAGAAACAGTACAAATCCATTGGCCACCATCTGAAACCAGTTCTGATTGTGGCAGACAACGGTTTGACTGAAGGTGTGTTAGCCGAATTTGAACGCGCACTCAATGATCATGAACTGATCAAGATCAAGGTCAATATCCTTGATCGCGAAGCGCGCCTGGCCGCCGTTGCAGAACTGTGCAAGGTGGGCAAGGCAGACTTGGTTCAAGTCATCGGCAAGATGGCGCTGCTGTATCGCAAGAATTTCAGCGCCAATAAGCAATTGTCGAACGTCCATCGCTTCAAGTGA
- a CDS encoding MFS transporter — translation MLWQLVQMLWVGGLWLLHIGVLPALGLIGLAPLLIDEIDGLLSGLLVGFSAACVTIQALVLVKAEGLGSLWRDIRGQLLLMALYACALFCVLHVWVPEALRWQLFSYLVLGFSGLVLIMQPAPGWSGGAREARP, via the coding sequence ATGCTTTGGCAGCTTGTCCAGATGTTGTGGGTGGGCGGCCTTTGGCTGCTGCACATCGGTGTATTGCCGGCGCTGGGTCTGATAGGCCTGGCTCCGCTGCTCATCGATGAAATCGATGGATTGCTGAGCGGGTTGCTGGTGGGTTTTTCGGCGGCGTGCGTGACGATCCAGGCATTGGTGCTGGTCAAGGCTGAAGGCTTGGGGAGTTTGTGGCGGGATATTCGCGGCCAACTGCTGTTGATGGCGCTGTATGCATGCGCATTGTTTTGCGTATTGCATGTGTGGGTGCCGGAAGCGTTGCGCTGGCAGTTATTCAGCTATCTTGTGCTAGGGTTCTCTGGCTTGGTGCTGATTATGCAGCCTGCACCGGGGTGGAGTGGCGGGGCGCGCGAAGCACGCCCTTGA